The Cucurbita pepo subsp. pepo cultivar mu-cu-16 chromosome LG08, ASM280686v2, whole genome shotgun sequence genome contains a region encoding:
- the LOC111799647 gene encoding uncharacterized protein LOC111799647 isoform X2, translated as MEKMEISYTNPNLNGNGNHSSVDSKVAINDKSNDTTAFVNHEIAWHEQRREWVGDHFENVQRAPPMEPILSWTTTYEDLLLTAEPFQQPIPLAEMVDFLVDIWHEDGLYD; from the exons ATGGAGAAAATGGAAATCAGCTATACAAATCCTAATTtgaatggaaatggaaaccaTTCTTCAGTTGATTCAAAGGTTGCCATTAATGACAAGTCCAACGACACCACCGCATTTGTCAACCACG AGATAGCTTGGCATGAACAAAGAAGGGAATGGGTAGGCGACCATTTTGAAAACGTGCAACGAGCACCACCGATGGAACCAATCTTGAG CTGGACAACAACTTACGAAGATCTTCTTTTGACTGCAGAGCCCTTTCAGCAGCCTATTCCATTAGCT GAAATGGTAGACTTCTTGGTTGATATCTGGCATGAAGATGGCCTTT
- the LOC111799647 gene encoding uncharacterized protein LOC111799647 isoform X1 has translation MEKMEISYTNPNLNGNGNHSSVDSKVAINDKSNDTTAFVNHAEIAWHEQRREWVGDHFENVQRAPPMEPILSWTTTYEDLLLTAEPFQQPIPLAEMVDFLVDIWHEDGLYD, from the exons ATGGAGAAAATGGAAATCAGCTATACAAATCCTAATTtgaatggaaatggaaaccaTTCTTCAGTTGATTCAAAGGTTGCCATTAATGACAAGTCCAACGACACCACCGCATTTGTCAACCACG CAGAGATAGCTTGGCATGAACAAAGAAGGGAATGGGTAGGCGACCATTTTGAAAACGTGCAACGAGCACCACCGATGGAACCAATCTTGAG CTGGACAACAACTTACGAAGATCTTCTTTTGACTGCAGAGCCCTTTCAGCAGCCTATTCCATTAGCT GAAATGGTAGACTTCTTGGTTGATATCTGGCATGAAGATGGCCTTT
- the LOC111799647 gene encoding uncharacterized protein LOC111799647 isoform X3 encodes MEKMEISYTNPNLNGNGNHSSVDSKVAINDKSNDTTAFVNHAEIAWHEQRREWVGDHFENVQRAPPMEPILSWTTTYEDLLLTAEPFQQPIPLAVRKW; translated from the exons ATGGAGAAAATGGAAATCAGCTATACAAATCCTAATTtgaatggaaatggaaaccaTTCTTCAGTTGATTCAAAGGTTGCCATTAATGACAAGTCCAACGACACCACCGCATTTGTCAACCACG CAGAGATAGCTTGGCATGAACAAAGAAGGGAATGGGTAGGCGACCATTTTGAAAACGTGCAACGAGCACCACCGATGGAACCAATCTTGAG CTGGACAACAACTTACGAAGATCTTCTTTTGACTGCAGAGCCCTTTCAGCAGCCTATTCCATTAGCTGTAag GAAATGGTAG